In a genomic window of Schistocerca gregaria isolate iqSchGreg1 chromosome 5, iqSchGreg1.2, whole genome shotgun sequence:
- the LOC126273362 gene encoding trypsin-1-like, with product MLRAVVVVLLVVALCGATPLVKPIPGRKPWRPRLDGRIVGGSQVSISQYPWQLYFTIANKFCGASIISNSWALSAAHCVYGYSTSQMLLRAGTSIRGSGGTTHNVAAGYIHNSYANYDYDICVLQVSNAFSFGSNVRAVSLTSSEPSTGTTVTVTGWGTTSSGGSASNTLLAVNVQIIDRNTCNRSYGSITSRMICAGVTGGGKDACQGDSGGPLVSGSTQVDIVSFGIGCADVAYPGSKPMWPT from the exons ATGTTGCGGGCTGTTGTGGTGGTACTCCTGGTGGTTGCCCTCTGTGGCGCCACTCCCCTGGTGAAACCCATTCCAGGGAGAAAACCATGGCGGCCTCGTCTGGATGGCCGGATTGTCGGAGGGAGCCAAGTCAGCATCTCCCAGTACCCTTGGCAGCTCTACTTCACCAT AGCCAACAAATTTTGCGGTGCTTCCATCATCAGCAACTCCTGGGCTCTGTCTGCAGCCCACTGTGTATACGGCTACTCCACCAGCCAAATGCTGCTGCGCGCTGGCACCTCCATCAGGGGTAGCGGTGGTACCACCCACAACGTGGCCGCAGGTTACATTCACAACAGCTACGCTAACTACGACTACGACATCTGCGTGTTGCAAGTGTCCAACGCCTTCAGCTTCGGCAGCAACGTGAGGGCCGTGAGTCTGACCTCGTCAGAGCCCTCTACTGGAACCACGGTAACAGTCACCGGCTGGGGAACCACCTCGTCAGGCGGCAGCGCCTCCAACACGCTGCTGGCGGTGAACGTCCAGATCATTGACCGCAACACGTGCAACCGCTCCTATGGCAGCATCACCAGCCGCATGATCTGCGCTGGAGTGACCGGAGGCGGCAAGGACGCCTGCCAGGGAGACAGCGGCGGTCCTCTGGTGTCCGGCTCCACCCAGGTGGACATCGTCTCCTTCGGCATCGGCTGCGCCGACGTCGCCTATCCCGGGTCTAAACCAATGTGGCCAACCTGA
- the LOC126273363 gene encoding trypsin alpha-3-like gives MLRVVVVVLLVVALCGATPLVKPIPGSKPWRPRLDGRIVGGSQVSISQYPWQLYFTIANKFCGASIISNSWALSAAHCVYGYSTSQMLLRAGTSSRGSGGTTHNVAAGYIHNSYANYDYDICVLQVSNAFSFGSNVRAVSLTSSEPSTGTTVTVTGWGTTSSGGSASNTLLAVNVQIIDRNTCNRSYGSITSRMICAGVTGGGKDACQGDSGGPLVSASTQVGIVSFGIGCADAAYPGVYTNVANLRSWIKSTAGV, from the exons ATGTTGCGGGTTGTTGTGGTGGTACTCCTGGTGGTTGCCCTCTGTGGCGCCACTCCCCTGGTGAAACCCATTCCAGGGAGCAAGCCGTGGCGGCCTCGTCTGGATGGCCGGATCGTCGGAGGTAGCCAAGTCAGCATCTCCCAGTACCCGTGGCAGCTCTACTTCACCAT AGCCAACAAATTTTGCGGCGCTTCCATCATCAGCAACTCCTGGGCACTGTCTGCAGCCCACTGTGTATACGGCTACTCCACCAGCCAAATGCTGCTGCGCGCTGGCACCTCCAGCAGGGGTAGCGGTGGTACCACCCACAACGTGGCCGCAGGTTACATTCACAACAGCTACGCTAACTACGACTACGACATCTGCGTGTTGCAAGTGTCCAACGCCTTCAGCTTCGGCAGCAACGTGAGGGCTGTGAGTCTGACCTCGTCAGAGCCCTCTACTGGAACCACGGTAACAGTCACCGGCTGGGGAACCACCTCGTCAGGCGGCAGCGCCTCCAACACGCTACTGGCGGTGAACGTCCAGATCATAGACCGCAACACGTGCAACCGCTCGTATGGCAGCATCACCAGCCGCATGATCTGCGCTGGAGTGACCGGAGGCGGCAAGGACGCCTGCCAGGGAGACAGCGGCGGTCCTCTGGTGTCCGCCTCCACCCAGGTGGGCATCGTCTCCTTCGGCATCGGCTGCGCCGACGCCGCCTATCCCGGCGTCTACACCAATGTGGCCAACTTGAGGTCCTGGATCAAATCCACGGCTGGTGTTTAA